The Nitrosomonas sp. sh817 genome includes a window with the following:
- the sucD gene encoding succinate--CoA ligase subunit alpha, producing MSILINRNSRVITQGITGKTGQFHTRMCRDYANGKECFVAGVNPRKPGEDFEGIPVFATVQEAKQQTGANVSVIYVPPPFAAAAIDEAVEAELDLVICITEGIPVRDMIRTRYNMQGKKTKLIGPNCPGIITPDELKIGIMPGYIHKKGRIGVVSRSGTLTYEAVAQLMALGLGQSTCIGIGGDPVNGLKHLDVMQLFNDDDETDAVLMVGEIGGSDEEDCARWIKDNMHKPVVGFIAGVTAPPGKRMGHAGAIISGGKGTAQEKLEVMEACGIKVTRNPAEMGKLLKSVL from the coding sequence ATGTCTATTCTGATCAATCGCAACAGCCGTGTCATCACCCAAGGCATTACCGGTAAGACCGGACAATTTCATACCCGCATGTGCCGCGACTATGCCAACGGCAAGGAATGTTTCGTGGCTGGCGTGAATCCGCGCAAACCCGGCGAGGATTTCGAGGGGATTCCGGTATTTGCCACCGTCCAGGAAGCCAAGCAGCAAACCGGCGCGAATGTGTCGGTGATTTACGTGCCGCCGCCGTTTGCCGCTGCAGCGATCGACGAAGCGGTCGAAGCCGAGCTGGATCTGGTGATTTGCATCACCGAAGGCATTCCGGTACGCGACATGATCCGCACGCGTTACAACATGCAAGGCAAAAAAACCAAGCTGATCGGTCCGAATTGTCCCGGCATCATCACGCCGGACGAACTCAAGATCGGTATCATGCCCGGCTACATCCACAAAAAAGGCCGCATCGGCGTGGTGTCGCGCTCCGGCACATTGACCTACGAAGCGGTGGCGCAATTGATGGCGCTTGGATTGGGGCAGTCGACTTGCATCGGGATCGGCGGCGATCCGGTGAATGGTTTGAAACACCTCGATGTGATGCAGTTATTCAACGACGACGATGAAACCGACGCGGTGCTGATGGTCGGCGAGATCGGTGGCAGCGACGAAGAGGATTGCGCACGCTGGATCAAGGACAACATGCACAAGCCGGTGGTCGGTTTTATCGCCGGTGTTACGGCGCCGCCGGGTAAGCGCATGGGACACGCCGGGGCGATCATTTCCGGCGGCAAGGGCACGGCGCAGGAGAAACTCGAAGTAATGGAAGCCTGCGGCATCAAAGTCACGCGCAATCCGGCGGAAATGGGCAAGCTGCTGAAATCGGTTTTGTAA